GCCGCAACACGCGCATGGGCCGCCAGGGTGGCAAGGTGACTCAGATCCTCCGTGACGAGGTCATCGTCACCGAGGTCATCACCACACCGGAGCGGGTGATCTCCAACCCGGTGAAGCTGGAACTGCGGCAGGAATCCCAGCGGGACCCCGCCTACGACCTGATGACGGGCAAGAACTGGGAGCCGTAGGGCTCCCGGTGGTGGGGAGCCGGCGGGTCCGGCTCCTAGTGCCCACTGCGACTTGTTGAGGGGACGCATGCTCGAGGAGAGCGCTGTGACGAGGGGCAAGTTGATGAGCATGGTGGCCGCCCTGGTGGTCGCCATCGTGGGTGTCGGGGCCGAGGCCGCCGAGCTCAATACCCTGCGCGACCTGAAGGTGGTGCAGACGGGCTCGGGCACCCAGGTGGTGGTGACCGGCACGCGGGCACCCACATTCACCGTCTTCCGGCTGAGTGGTCCGGAGCGGCTGGTGGTGGACCTCTCGTCGGCGGACGCCACGGGCATCAAGGGGCTCCACAACGGCTCGGGACCGGTGTCTGGAGTGGTGGCCTCCCAGTTCTCGGACGAGCGCGCGAGCGTGGGCCGGGTGCTGGTGGCGTTGCACCAGGCCGCGCAGTACGACGTGCGCGCCGAGGGCAACAAGGTCGTCATCTCGGTGGATGGAGCAGCGGCGCAGGCCGAGGCGAAGCCCGCCCCCGCACCGAAGGCCGAGCCCGCCCCCGAGGTGAAGCCCGCCGCGCCGGCAGTGGCCAAGGCCGAGCCCGCGCCGAAGGTCGAGTCCGCGCCGAAGGTCGAGTCCGCGCCGAAGGCCGAGCCCACCCCGGTGGTGGCCGAGGCCGAGCCGCGGAAGAAGCCCGTCGAGCAGCCCGCGCCGGCCGTGGCTTCGGCCCCCGCGCAGCTGCCGGAGAACGTGGTGGCGGCCGAGGCGGACGAGCGCGAGGTGGCGCATCCGGCCCGCCGCATCACCGCGGTCTCCTTCAACCGTGACACGCTGAACATCCGCACGGACGGCGAGGTCGCTCGCTACGAGGTGCTGGAGCTGGCGGATCCGCCGCGGCTCGCGGTGGACGTGTACGGCGTGGGCCTGTCCGCTCGGGCTCCGCGCGTGCGCTCGGGCCTGCTCAAGGACGTGCGCGTGGGTGCGCACTCGGACAAGGTGCGTCTGGTGCTCGATGTGCGCGGGGAGATGCCCGGCTACCGGGTGGACCGCAGCGGCCGGGGCCTGGAGGTGGTGCTCGGTGGCAAGGTGGCCCGCAAGCCGGCCGCGCCGTCCGACACGCCGGAGAAGGTGGTCGCGGAGAACGAGCCCCTGCGCTCCACGCCCGTGAGCGCGCAGCCGGCCGCCGTGGACGTCAAGGACCTGACCTTCGACGAGAACGACACCGGTGGGCGGGTGAACCTCAAGCTGTCTGGCGCGGTGGTGTGGAAGGTGGAGCGGCCGGATCCCCGCAGCGCGGTGCTGTCGCTGGAGAACGCGAAGCTGCCGCGGCGGCTGGAGCGCAGCCTGGACACCAGCGCGCTGGAGACGCCGGTGAAGATGATCAGCGCCTTCGCGGTGCCCGGCGAGGGCAACCGGGTGCGCGTGGTGGTGGCCGCGGACGGCGCCATCGAGGAGAACGTGAGCCAGGTGGCCGGTGGCCTCTCCTGGCGGCTGAGCGTCAAGGGCGTGAAGACGGAGCAGGTGGCCGTCACCCAGCGCACCGCCGGCTTCACCGCCGAGGCGCCCACGTACGTCTCCGAGGGCGCGCCCCAGCAGGCCCGCTACCGCGGCAAGAAGGTGTCCTTCGAGTTCAAGGACATCGACATCCAGAACCTGCTGCGCGTCATCGCGGAGATCTCCAAGAAGAACATCGTGGTCGCCGATGACGTCAGCGGCAAGGTGACCATCCGCCTGCGCAACGTGCCCTGGGATCAGGCGTTGGACCTCGTCCTGCGCACCAAGGGCCTGGGCAAGGAGGAGTTCGGCAACATCGTGCGCGTGGCGCCGCTGAAGACGCTGGAGGAGGAGGCCAAGCTGCGTCAGGAGCGCAAGAAGTCGCTCGTGGCCCAGGAGGAGCTGCTGGTGAGCCTCATCCCGGTGAACTACGCGGTGGCCAACGAGATGTCCACCCGAGTCAAGGACGTGCTGAGCGAGCGCGGAACGGTGACGGTGGACACGCGCACCAACGTGCTCATCGTCAAGGACGTGCGCGCCAACACCGAGAAGGCGCGGGCGCTGGTGCGCAACCTGGACACGCAGACGCCTCAGGTGCTCATCGAGAGCCGCATCGTGGAGGCCAACACCTCGTTCAGCCGCGAGCTCGGCGTGCAGTGGGGTGGTCAGGCCCTGGCCACTCCGGCCACGGGCAACGCCACCGGCCTCATCTTCCCCAACACCGTGGCCGTGTCGGGTGCCTCGGGCGGTGGCGCGACGGGCGTCTCCGACGATCCGAACTTCGCCGTCAACCTGCCGGTTGGCGCGGGTCAGGGCCTCGGTGGTGCGTTGGGCTTCGTGTTCGGCTCGGCCGGTGGTGCGCTGGCCCTCAACCTGCGCATCTCCGCGGCGGAGGCCGAGGGTGTGTTGAAGACCATCTCCGCGCCCAAGGTGACGACGCTGGACAACAACACCGCCCGCATCAGCCAGGGTCTGTCCATCCCGTTCAGCCAGGTGTCCGCGGCCGGTGCCAACACCACCTTCGTCGAGGCGCGTCTGTCCCTCGAGGTGACGCCGCACATCACCCAGGACGGCAGCATCCTGATGACCATCAACGCGCAGAACAACCAGCCGGATCCGGCCAACACCGGTGCCAACGGACAGCCCGCCATCCAGCGCAAGGAGGCCAACACCCAGGTGCTGGTGAAGGACGGCGACACCACCGTCATCGGCGGCATCTACGTCCGCCGCGGCAGCTCCCAGAGCAACTCGGTGCCCTTCCTGTCGAAGATTCCGGTGCTGGGCCTGCTGTTCAAGAACCACCGCGAGCGTGATGAGCGCCAGGAGCTGCTCATCTTCATCTCGCCGCGGATCCTCAACCGGCAGACGATCGCCCAGTCGCTGTAGCCGGTGTCTCTCTCGAGCTCATGAAGGAGTCGGTGTCCATGAAGCGATTGATGCTGGTTGCCGCATTGGCGGCGTCTTCTTCGGCCTGCGTGGCCAATCAGGGGGATGCGTCCATCCGCTTCCTCCAGGCGGGTGCCCTGGCGACGGAGGATGGACGCTGCAGCGTCGCGACGGGTGGGGCGCAGGTGCCCCAGGGGTTGCTCGACATCTCCGGTGGTCAGAGCTACCTGCTGGGTCTGGTCGTCGAGACCAACAGCACCCAGCGTGACATCACCATCAATGGTGATCTGCTCTCGGGGCCCGGGCTCAACGACATCACCCTGAACGAGGTGGTCCTCTCCTACGAGGCGTCGCCGCGCGTACCGGGCCTGCCCGAGGAGGAGATCTTCCCCATCTACGGTGTCTTCCGCCCCGCGACCTCATCGGGCAGCTACGCCGTCCTGTACGCGCTCGGACCCAAGGCGCTCACCGCGCTGGCGGCCGCCGTGGGGGAGGGTCAGCAGGTGACCGTGTTCTCCACCATCAAGGCCCGGGGACAATTCAGCAGCGGCATGGCCACGGAGAGCAACGAGATCACCTTCCCCATCAACATCATCAACAGCGGCTTCGATCCGTCCACCCTGGGGTGTCCGGCTGGCCTGACCTTCACGCCGGCCCAGGCGGTGGGGCCCTGCGGCCAGCTGGGCCAGGACGTGGGCAACATCTGCCGCCCGCCGCCCCCCACAACGACGCCTTGACCTGACCCCCTGGCCCTCCTACAAGGCGGCAGCCATGTCCTTCCGCACGCACCTCGAGTCGGTGGTCAACCAGGTCGATGGGGCCCTGGCCTGCAGTGTGATGGGTTTCGACGGCATCGCCGTGGAGACCCATCAGCGGGACGAGGCGGGTGATCTGGAGCTGACCGGGGCCTGGGTGGAGTACGCCAACCTGCTCGGTCAGCTGCGGCAGGCCGCCGAGACCCTCAAGACGGGCGCCGTCCAGGAGGTCAGCGTCAACAGCGAGCGGGTGCTCACGCTGATGCGCCTGGTGTCTCCGGAATACTTCCTGGTCCTGGCGCTCCGGGCGGACGGTAACTACGGAAAGGGCAGATACGTCCTCCGGGTGACCGCCCCCAAGATCCTCGCCGAGCTGTAGCCTGCCGGGCGGACGGCGCAGCGCGCCGCGCCTTTCCGCTTTGCAAGGCGCGGCCCCATCGGCTAGACACCCCGGACTTTTCAAGCTGTCCGAAGGAGCCTGTCCATGGCCGGTGTCATTGATACGTCCGAGTTCCGCAAGGGCATGAAGATCGAAGTCGACGGCGAGCCCTTCGAGATCGTCGAGTTCCAGCACGTCAAGCCGGGCAAGGGCTCGGCGTTCGTGCGCACGTCGATCCGCAGTCTGCTGTCCGGGCGCGTGCTGCAGCCGACCTTCAAGTCCGGTGACAAGGTGGGCAAGCCGGACATCGAAGAGAAGGACATGCAGTACCTGTACGAGCAGGCCGGCGACTTCTACTTCATGGACACGCGCAACTACGAGCAGACCTTCATCAGCGCGGACGTGCTCGGCGAGGCGAAGAACTTCCTCAAGGAGAACATCAACGCGTCCATCCTGTTCTACAACGGCAAGGCCATTGGCGTGACCCTGCCGAACTCGGTGGACCTGAAGGTCACGAAGTGCGATCCGGGCGTGCGTGGCGACACGGTGTCCGGTGCGTTGAAGCCGGCCACGCTGGAGACGGGCTACACCGTCAACGTGCCGCTCTTCATCAACGAGGGTGACATCCTCAAGATCGACACGCGCGATGGCAAGTACCTCACGCGCGTGGCCACCGCGGGCTAGTCGGCCCACAGCGGTTCAGGGAGGGGACGGAATTGGCAACCAAGCGCAAGGTAACCCGAACGGAGTCGGCGCCCGCCGAGCAGGCAGGCAACGTCCGCGTGGAGGGCAACACCACCTCCCTGGATGTGGAGGCGCTCCGGCAGATCGTGGAGATCCTCGAGGCCTCCGAGGTGACGCGGCTGGTGTGGCAGCGGGGTGAGGAGCGGCTGTTCATCCGCCGGGGCCCCGTGCCGGCGCCCACCATCGTTCACGCGGCTCCCGTGTCGCCCTCGGTGAGCCCCGCGCCCGTGGTGGCCGCACCGGTGTCCGCCGCGCCCGTGGCGTCCGCTCCGGTCATGGCGCACGCCCCGGCCGCGGTCGCGGCTCCGGCCGCGGAGAAGCCCGGTCACGTCGTCACCAGCCCGTTCGTGGGAACGTTCTACCGGACGCCCGCGCCGGAGCAGCCCGCCTTCGTGGATGTGGGCACCGTGGTGAAGAAGGGCCAGGTGCTCTGCATCATCGAGGCCATGAAGTTGATGAACGAGATCGAGGCCGACGTGGCGGGCAGGGTGGCTGAGATTCTCGTGGAGAACGGGCAGCCGGTCGAGTTCGGCCAGGCGCTGTTCCGCATCGAGCCGGTCTGACATACGCGGGCGGTCTGACGCCCCGCGGAGGCACGACATCGTGTTCAAGAAGGTGCTGATCGCCAACCGCGGGGAGATTGCCCTGCGGGTCATCCGCGCCTGCCGCGAGCTGGGTATCGCCACTGTGGCGGTGCACTCCACGGCGGACGCCAATGCGCTGCACGTACGGTTCGCCGATGAGTCGGTGTGCATCGGTCCGCCGCCGTCCAAGGAGAGCTACCTCAACATCCCGCAGCTGCTCTCCGCGGCCGAAATCACGCGTGCGGACGCCATCCACCCGGGCTACGGCTTCCTCTCGGAGAACTCCGAGTTCGCCAAGGTGTGCCGGGACTGCAAGATTCATTTCATCGGCCCCCGGCCGGAGATGATCTCGCTGATGGGCAACAAGGTGCGCGCGCGCGCCGCGGCACGCGAGGCGGGCCTGCCCCTGCTGCCCGGGAGCGCGGGCACCGTGAAGGACGCCCGCGAGGCCGAGGTCTTCGCCAAGGAGATCGGCTATCCCGTCATCCTCAAGGCGGCGGCCGGCGGTGGTGGCAAGGGCATGAAGATCGTCCGCGAGCCGGGCGCCCTGGCCCAGGCCTTCGCCACGGCGGCCGCGGAGGCGGTGGCCTCCTTCAACAACGGCGACCTCTACATCGAGCGGTACGTGGAGAAGCCGCGCCACATCGAGATCCAGGTCGTGGCCGACGAGCACGGCAACATCATCCACCTGGGTGAGCGCGAGTGCTCCGTGCAGCGGCGCCACCAGAAGCTCATCGAGGAGAGCCCCTCGCCGGCGCTCACCCCGGAGCTTCGCCGCGAGATGGGCGAGGTCTCCATCCGCGCGATGCAGAAGCTCGGCTACAACAACGTGGGCACCATCGAGTACCTGCTCGACGAGAACGGGCGGTTCTACTTCATGGAGATGAACACCCGCATCCAGGTGGAGCACCCGGTGACCGAGCTCGTCACCGGCATCGACCTGGTCCGCGAGCAGATCACGCTCTCCTCCGGCGAGCCGCTCAAGCGCAAGCAGGAAGACATCCAGATGCGCGGCCACGCCATCGAGTGCCGCGTCAACGCCGAGGACCCCATCACCTTCGCCCCCTGGCCGGGGAAGATCACCGCCTACAGCGTCCCCGGCGGTTATGGCGTGCGTGTGGACTCCAGTGCGTACGAGAACTACACCGTGCTGCCGTACTACGACAGCCTGCTGGCCAAGCTGATCGTCTACGCGGAGGACCGGCCCACGGCCATCCGCCGCATGCAGCGGGCGCTGGGCGAGTACGTGGTGCAGGGCATCCGCACCAACATCCCGTTCCACCGGGCGGCGATGGCGGAGGACGCCTTCGTCGAGGGCAACTACGACACGCGCTTCGTGGAGCGGCTGCTGGCTTCCGAGACGGGCAGCCACCGGCTGCGCAAGGCCATCGAAGAGACGCCCTGATCGGGCTCCCTCGGTTGCCCTTCACGCAACCCCCTGATCCTGCGGGGGGTTGCGGCGGGTGGATTCCTTGACCCGCCAGGGAGGATTCCGCTAGCCTCGGTTCTCCCTCGTAGTCTCCTTGAAGGAAGCAGAAACCCCGGATTTTCCAGGGGTTTCGCTCGGCAGGAAGCCCACGCTCGATGGACAAGAACAAGATCATCGAAGCCGCCGCCAAGCTCGTCGCGAAGGGCGCCTACGACAAGGCCATCAAGGAGTACCAGAAGATCCTGGACGTGGACCCGAAGGACGGCCGGGTCCTCCAGAAGATGGGGGAGCTGTACCAGAAGAAGAACGACAACGCTCAGGCGGCCCACTACTTCTCCAAGGTCGCCGAGGGCTACTCGGCCGATGGTTTCTTCCTCAAGGCCGTCGCCCTCTACAAGCAGGTCCTCAAGCTCAACCCCAACCTGCTGGACGTCAACCTCAAGCTGGCGGAGCTCCATCAGCAGCTCGGACTGATGTCCGAGGCTATGGCGTATTTCCAGATCGTCGCCAACCACTACGAGAAGGCCGGCGACGTCAAGAACTCCCTGGATACGCTCAAGAAGATGGTGGATCTCGACCCCGAGAACGTGGCGTCGAAGATCAAGCTCGCCGAGCTGTACGCGCGCGAGAACCTGCCGCGCGAGGCCGCCCAGGAGTTCAAGCGCGCCGCCGAGTACCTCAAGCGCAACAGCCGGATGGACGACTGGATGCGCGTGGCGGAGCGGCTCTCCACCCTCGAGCCGGACAACGTCGCGCTGGCCAAGGAGCTGGCGCAGCAGTACCTGGCGCGCGCGGATCAGAAGCGCGCCCTGGCCAAGCTGCAGGTGTGCTTCAAGGCGGACGGGCGCGACGTCGAGACGCTCAACATGCTGGCCCAGGCCTTCCACGGGCTCGGCCAGACCGCCAAGACCATCTCCGTCTACAAGGAGCTGGCCAAGGTCTACCAGGAGCGCGGCCGCACCAGGGACGCCAACGAGATCTGGGACCGCGTCGCCGAGTTGGATCCGGCTGATCCGGAGCTGGAGGCGTACAGGGCCTCGGGTCCCGTCGCCGCGGCGCCCGCACCGGTTCCCGCGTCCGCGCCGGCTCCAGCCCCCGCTCCGGCCCCGGCGCGTGCTCCGGCCGCGCAGCCGGCTCCGGCCGCCAAGGCCCCGGTGGCCGCGGCTCAACCGGCTCCCGCTCCCGCTCCGGTGGAGGCTCCCGAGCCCGCGCTGGCTCCCGCGGCCCAATCCGGCAAGGATCAGTTCTCCAAGCTGCTGACGGAGACGGACGTCTACGTCAAGTACGGCCTGCACGATAAGGCGCTCGAGCACCTGCGGAAGATCTTCGCGGTGGACCCGGAGAACCTCGACGCGCACGAGAAGGCGTACCACATCTACGTCGCCTCCGGGAACGCGGCCCAGGCCAGCGAGCAGCTGCTGAACGTGCTGCGCCTGTGCACGCGCCGCGTGGAGGTGCCGCGCGCCCAGCCGTACCTGGCCGCCATCCTCCAGCAGAACCCCGGCCACCCCGAGGTGCCGGCCTTCCTGGCCGTGCTGCGCACCGACGAGTCCGGTGCCACGGTGGGCGCACAGGTGGAGTCGGTGGGCGAGGACGCCATCCTGGTGGACTCGAGCGACGATGAGATCGTCGTCGCCGATGCGCCCGCGGACGCCCTGGAGCATCCGCCGGGCGACGAGCTGGCCCTCGTCTCCGCGAGCAGCACGGATGAAGATGAAGAGGAGCAGATCGTCTCCGCCGACTTCGCCATCCCCGCCGACGCGGAGGATGGGGTGGTGCTCGCGGACGAGCCGGGCGCGGTGGTGTCGGACGACGAGCCCCTCTTCGGTGCCGGCGACGAGCCCGAGGAGGCGACGACCGTCTTCATGGAGCCAGTCGGCTCCGACGACACCGCCCTCGAGGTCGCCTCCGACGACGAGCCGCTGCTGGCGGACTCGGGGACGGAGCTGGCGCTCGGCGACGACGAGCCGTCTACGACCCAGGTGTCGGCGCCCTCGGCGCAGCTCCTCCAGGATTCCTTCGCGGACGAGCCCGTGCTCGGGCAGGCACAGGACATTCCCACGCAGGTGTCGGCGCGCCCGCTGGAGCTGGACACCTTCGCGGACGAGCCCACCTCGTTCGGCTCTCCCGAGCTCGAGGACGAGGGCACCCCGGTGGATACGCCGGCGCTCGGCTCCTACGAGCTCGAGGAGCCCGAGCCCGAGACCCTGCCCGTGGTGGTGGCCAAGGCTCCGGTTGCACCCGCCAAGGCGCCGCCCCAGGCCGCCACGCCCGCCGCCAAGGCTCCGGCTGCTCCGGCAAAGGCGCCGCCCCAGGCCGCCACGCCCGCCGCCAAGGCTCCGGCTGCACCCGCCAAGGCGCCGCCTCAGGCCGCCGCGCCCGCCGCGAAGGCCCCGGCTGCTCCGGTCAAGCCGCAGCCCGCGCCCGTCGCCCAGGTCGAGGAGCCCCAGGAGGAGCCGGCCGGCGAGGAGTGCGACGAGGCCAGCTTCTTCATCGACCAGGGCCTCTTCGAGGAGGCACGGGAGATCATCGAGACGGTGATGATCGCCTTCCCGGGTCACGCGCGCGCCACCGAGCTGATGGAGCGGCTCGAGGCGCTCGAGTCCGGGGGCGCCCCGGCGGCCCAGGAGGAGTCCGAGGCCGAGGCGGTGTCCGTGCCCGCCGTGCCCGCGCTGGGCGAGTCCCCCGCCGAGCGCGATGCGTTCGACCTGGCGGCGGAGCTGGCCGGCGAGTTCGGCGACCTGGGCGGCGATCAGCCCGCGGCGGCCGCCGAGGAGGACTTCCAGTACTCGGTGGAGGAGGTCTTCGCCGAGTTCAAGAAGGGCCTCGCCAAGGTGGTCAAGCCCGAGGACGTGGACACCCACTACGACCTGGGCATCGCCTACCGCGAGATGGGCCTCATCGACGACGCCCTCAACGAGTTCACCGTGGCCCGCGAGGGTTGCATGGGCAAGAAGCGTGAGGTGGACTGCCTCACGATGATTGGCATGCTGCAGGCCCAGAAGGGCGATGCGGGCGCGGCCGTGGACACCTTCAAGCAGGCACTGGCCAGCGAGCACGCCACGGGCGAGGTGTCCAAGGCGCTCGGGTTCGAGCTGGCCATGGCCTACGAGGCCCGTGGCGACGCGGGCAAGGCCCTCTATCACTTCCAGCGCGTGGCCGCGCTCGACGCGAAGTTCCGCGACGCAGCCGGTCATGCGGAGCGGTTGGCCGCCACCACCTCCCCGGTGGTGGATCCGCTGCCCACCAGCGGACCCAGGAACGGGTCCAACGGTGCGGCCAAGGCCGCCAGTCCCCGAGTGCCCGTCGCCGCGGCCAACCCCGCGGCGGCGAGCGCAGCCAATCCGCGCAAGGTAGGCTACGTCTAGCGCTGTCCGAGGTCCGCCGAGCCCATGACCTACCTCGACTATTTCGAGCTCACCCAGGAGCCCTTCTCCAACGCGCCGGTGAGCCGGTTCTATTACAACTCGGCTCAGCACTCCCAGGCACTGACCCGGCTGATGCATGCCGTCAGCTACATGAAGGGTCTGTCCATCCTGGTGGGTGACATCGGAGCTGGAAAGACGACGCTCGCGCGCCGCATGCTCGACTCGCTGCCCGAGTCCGAGTACGAGGCCGCGCTGCTCGTCATCATCCACTCCGGCATCACCGCCAACTGGCTGCTGCGGCGCATCGCCCTGCAGCTGGGCGTGGAGAACCCGGCCCAGGAGAAGCTGGCCCTGCTGTCCCAGCTCTACCAGCGGCTGCTTCAAATCTACGAGTCCGGCAAGAAGGCCGTCGTCCTCATCGACGAGGCCCAGATGCTGGAGACGCGCGAGCTGATGGAGGAGTTCCGGGGTCTGCTCAACCTGGAGGTCCCCGAGCGCAAGCTCATCTCCTTCGTCTTCTTCGGACTCCCGGAGATCGAGAAGAACCTCAAGTTGGATCCGCCGTTGGCCCAGCGCGTGGCGCTCCGCTACAAGCTGGAGCCCTTCACGGCCGAGTCCACCGAGGCCTACATCAAGCACCGCCTGCGGTTGGCCGGCTGCCCGCGCATGCCCTTCACCCCCGAGGCCCTGCTGGCCGTTCACCAGCGCTCGGGTGGCACTCCGCGCGTCATCAACAGCATCTGCGACAACGCGCTCTTCGAGACCTTCCTGGCCCGCGAGCAGACCATCGGCGACAAGCTCATCCAGCGCATCGCCGACAATCTGGGCCTGGTGGGCTCGGTGCCCCAGCAGGACGCTCCCCAGCCGAAGCCGGCCGCCGCCGCCGCCAACCAGAGCAGTCGGGCAGGCGGCAACTCGAAGGTCGACCTCGCGGAGATCGACCGTTATCTCGAGGGACTCGGTAAGCTGTAGCGGTTTTGGCTCTACGGAACAGGCAGCAGGGCGCGCGCAAGGCGCCGCTGTGGCTCATCGTCCTCGCACTCGTGCTGGGGACGGTGATGGCCTTCCGTACGCGCACCGTCTGGGAGGGGTTGTGCACCCAGGCCCGGCGCCAGCTCCCCACGCTGCTCGGGCTCGAGGTGGGCATCGGCCAGTGTGAGGTGGATCCGCTCGGCCAGCGCGTCATCCTCCGCGGACTGTCCGTCTTCGAGAAGGGCTCGGACACGCCGCTGCTCGCCGCGGACTCGGCCGAGGTGCAGATCGGCCTGCCCCATCCCATCTCCGGCAAGGTCTCCATCGACATGGTGCGGGTGCTCCGGCCGCGGCTCGCGCTGGACCTGTCACGTCCGCGAACGCCCTCGGGCGAGCCGGGCGTGTGCCCGCTGCAACCGCTGCGGCGGCTCATCCTCTCGCGGCTGGCCATCACCGGCGCGGAGGTGCGGCTGCTGCTGCCTGGTGGCCGCCAGGTGGAGGTGTCCGAGCTGGACGTGAGCGTGCGCGAGCGCTGGGGCGAGGAGGAGTTCGAGGTGGAGGCCCGGCGCGGCCTGGTGCGGCTGGGCCCCGGACAGGAGCTCGCCCTCGGGCGGCTGGCGCTCTCGGGCGGGCTGGACGTGGACGAGGAGCTGCTGGAGGTGGACCGCGCGGAGGTGTCGCTGGACGACGTGACGGTGAACATTTCCGGCCGGGTGGAGCAGCTGTGCGATCCGGTGCTCGCCATGGACGCCCAGGTGTTCCTGCCGCTGCGGACGCTGTCGCAGGCGGGGCTGCTGCCCAAGCCCGCCAACGGGCACCTCTGGTCGCGTCTGACGGTGAATGGCCGCCCGGCGGCGCCCAGCGTGTCGCTGGAGCTGGCCGGCAGCGGGCTTGCCTATGGAGGCTTCACCCCGGGCTCGCTCACGGCGCGGCTGGCGTATGCCGGGGACGTGGTGACGGTGGAAGAGCTCACGCTGCCCATCGGCAAGGGGGATGCGCGCGTCTCCGGCACCCTCGGGCTGGGGCCGGGGTTCCCGGTGGAGGTTCACCTGGAGACCCGCGACGCGCCGTTCGGCCTCATCCTGGAGAAGGCCGGCCTGACGGGCTCCTGGGTGGACTTCCCCGCCAACGCGACCGCGGACCTGCGCGGCACGCTGATGCCGAAGCTCAACCTGTCGGGCAACGTGGACCTGCGCACCGGCCGCTTCGTGCTGGCCACGCGCGCCTTCGACGCGCCTCCGGCCTCGGGCCGCACCCTGCTCACCTTCGAGCGGGGCCACGTGGCGACGCGCGTGTCGCTGCTGGGAGACCGCGTCTCCTTCTCCGATGTCCAGCTCGAATCGGGTGGCTCCCGCGTTGGTGGCGAGGTGACGCTCTTCTACGACGTGCAGAAGGGCCTCCTGGCGGACGTCCACGGCGACGTGGACCTGTCGGACTTCGGCCACATCGCGGAGCTCGAGTGGGCGGGGCGCGGCTCGATGAGCACCACCATCGAGGGCCCGTACTCGGACGTGAAGATCGGCGCGAGCCTGTCGCTGCGTGACTTCGAGTTCTGGGGCTTCGACCTGGGCGTGGTGCAGGGCAAGGTGGCGTACGCGGACAAGGTGCTGGGCTTCCCCACGCTCACGGGCCAGAAGGGGCGCACCCAGTACTTTGGCAACGCGGCGCTCACCTTCGGGCGCTCGCTGCACGCGCGGGCCGAGGTGGAGGTGCCCCGGGGCCGCACCGAGGATCTGATCGACATCATCGCCGGCCTGCACTCCACCATCTCCGTCATGCAGGGGCCGTTGGTGGGCGAGGCCTCGGGCCGGGTGGAGATCGACAGTCCCATCGACCAGTTCGAGGGGCTGGTGGCCTTCGACTTCAAGAACACCACCTACTACGGGCGGCACATGGGCGACGGCTCGATGCGGCTGCGCTTCGACGATGGCAAGGCCATGGTGCTCGAGCGCACGCTGCTGGAGGGCCGGTTGGGCCGTACCTGGGTGGATGGCTCCTTCTTCTTCTCCGGGCCCGACAAGGGCAAGCTGGACTACCGCTTCGGTGGCGACAACCTGTCCCTGGCGGAGCTCGTCGGCCCGGAGTCGGAGCGCCTGGGCGTGAGCGGCCTGTTGGAGATGGAAGGCACGGTGTCGGGCAACACGGACCTGCCGGTGACGCGGGCCCGGGTGTGGGGCCCGAAGGTGACGTTCG
This is a stretch of genomic DNA from Archangium violaceum. It encodes these proteins:
- a CDS encoding tetratricopeptide repeat protein; translation: MDKNKIIEAAAKLVAKGAYDKAIKEYQKILDVDPKDGRVLQKMGELYQKKNDNAQAAHYFSKVAEGYSADGFFLKAVALYKQVLKLNPNLLDVNLKLAELHQQLGLMSEAMAYFQIVANHYEKAGDVKNSLDTLKKMVDLDPENVASKIKLAELYARENLPREAAQEFKRAAEYLKRNSRMDDWMRVAERLSTLEPDNVALAKELAQQYLARADQKRALAKLQVCFKADGRDVETLNMLAQAFHGLGQTAKTISVYKELAKVYQERGRTRDANEIWDRVAELDPADPELEAYRASGPVAAAPAPVPASAPAPAPAPAPARAPAAQPAPAAKAPVAAAQPAPAPAPVEAPEPALAPAAQSGKDQFSKLLTETDVYVKYGLHDKALEHLRKIFAVDPENLDAHEKAYHIYVASGNAAQASEQLLNVLRLCTRRVEVPRAQPYLAAILQQNPGHPEVPAFLAVLRTDESGATVGAQVESVGEDAILVDSSDDEIVVADAPADALEHPPGDELALVSASSTDEDEEEQIVSADFAIPADAEDGVVLADEPGAVVSDDEPLFGAGDEPEEATTVFMEPVGSDDTALEVASDDEPLLADSGTELALGDDEPSTTQVSAPSAQLLQDSFADEPVLGQAQDIPTQVSARPLELDTFADEPTSFGSPELEDEGTPVDTPALGSYELEEPEPETLPVVVAKAPVAPAKAPPQAATPAAKAPAAPAKAPPQAATPAAKAPAAPAKAPPQAAAPAAKAPAAPVKPQPAPVAQVEEPQEEPAGEECDEASFFIDQGLFEEAREIIETVMIAFPGHARATELMERLEALESGGAPAAQEESEAEAVSVPAVPALGESPAERDAFDLAAELAGEFGDLGGDQPAAAAEEDFQYSVEEVFAEFKKGLAKVVKPEDVDTHYDLGIAYREMGLIDDALNEFTVAREGCMGKKREVDCLTMIGMLQAQKGDAGAAVDTFKQALASEHATGEVSKALGFELAMAYEARGDAGKALYHFQRVAALDAKFRDAAGHAERLAATTSPVVDPLPTSGPRNGSNGAAKAASPRVPVAAANPAAASAANPRKVGYV
- a CDS encoding ExeA family protein: MTYLDYFELTQEPFSNAPVSRFYYNSAQHSQALTRLMHAVSYMKGLSILVGDIGAGKTTLARRMLDSLPESEYEAALLVIIHSGITANWLLRRIALQLGVENPAQEKLALLSQLYQRLLQIYESGKKAVVLIDEAQMLETRELMEEFRGLLNLEVPERKLISFVFFGLPEIEKNLKLDPPLAQRVALRYKLEPFTAESTEAYIKHRLRLAGCPRMPFTPEALLAVHQRSGGTPRVINSICDNALFETFLAREQTIGDKLIQRIADNLGLVGSVPQQDAPQPKPAAAAANQSSRAGGNSKVDLAEIDRYLEGLGKL